One Candidatus Ornithobacterium hominis genomic region harbors:
- a CDS encoding FKBP-type peptidyl-prolyl cis-trans isomerase, which produces MKKVLLIISVFAIFSSCKDTANSGTQSTDAALTAEGKDASYAFGINLGQQVESLQNSPQMSDSLILSDFEKGVYAYLKNPERENSYAIGVSFGQQVKGALENEVLKGGLSKDEIIKGLMDYLNKKEMRIPVDSVQSKMNAFYQSRLTASAEGKKKEGAEYLAKVKQEKDVNTTPSGLAYKVIQEGEGESPTIGDLVKVKYTGKTVAGKVFDSTEKNNGGEAIELPLQEGALIEGWIEALQFMKKGGKYELYIPSDLGYGDRQMGGDIAPGETLIFDMELVDFKKGEAQQ; this is translated from the coding sequence ATGAAAAAAGTACTTTTAATTATTTCTGTATTTGCAATTTTCTCAAGTTGTAAAGACACGGCAAATTCTGGAACTCAAAGCACAGACGCAGCATTGACTGCAGAAGGTAAAGATGCCTCTTACGCTTTTGGAATTAATTTAGGGCAACAAGTGGAGAGCTTGCAAAATAGTCCTCAGATGAGTGATAGCTTAATTTTAAGCGATTTTGAAAAAGGGGTATATGCTTATTTAAAAAATCCAGAGAGAGAAAACTCTTATGCCATTGGCGTTAGTTTCGGGCAGCAAGTCAAGGGAGCTTTAGAAAACGAAGTTTTGAAAGGAGGCTTGTCTAAAGATGAAATCATCAAAGGTTTGATGGATTATTTGAACAAAAAAGAAATGAGAATTCCGGTAGATTCTGTTCAAAGTAAAATGAACGCTTTTTACCAAAGTAGATTAACGGCTTCTGCAGAAGGGAAGAAAAAAGAAGGAGCAGAGTATTTGGCCAAAGTTAAACAAGAAAAAGATGTGAATACTACACCAAGCGGCTTGGCTTACAAGGTGATACAAGAAGGCGAGGGCGAGTCACCGACTATTGGTGATTTGGTAAAAGTGAAGTACACAGGGAAAACCGTTGCAGGAAAGGTTTTTGACAGTACAGAAAAAAATAATGGTGGAGAAGCTATAGAATTACCTTTGCAAGAAGGGGCTTTGATAGAAGGCTGGATAGAGGCTTTGCAATTCATGAAAAAAGGCGGGAAGTATGAACTCTATATTCCCTCTGATTTAGGCTATGGAGACCGCCAGATGGGAGGAGATATTGCTCCTGGTGAAACTTTGATTTTTGATATGGAATTGGTGGATTTCAAAAAAGGTGAGGCTCAACAATAA
- a CDS encoding ATP-dependent helicase translates to MANYLDELNEVQKLAVQATQGPVMVIAGAGSGKTRVLTYRIAHLINNGVDAFNILALTFTNKAAREMKERIAKVVGESEAKSIWMGTFHSVFARILRVEAPRLGYPSNFTIYDQQDALSVMRKVIKDLQLDIDVYKPKTLLHRISQFKNNLITVRAYYNNPELMDADAAALKPKTGEVYQAYVERCFKSGAMDFDDLLLRTNEILTRFPEVLAKYQERFKYILVDEYQDTNHSQYLIVKALASRYENICVVGDDAQSIYAFRGANIRNILNFKKDYNDAQSFALEQNYRSTQNIVNAANNIIKNNRDQLEKNVWTANQEGNKIPVYRALTDADEARYITSKIFELKMNENFQEEDFAILYRTNAQSRALEEALRKKNIPYRIYGGISFFQRKEIKDLVSYLRLLVNKKDEEALLRIINYPKRGIGDSTIQKLLVYADEHHLSLFEVMENLNQHGPYLGVSSGVIKKLHDFTTMIQSFGVLLKNNNIYDLGLQIAKQSGLLNTLREDETPEGITRMENLQELLNSMQGYAEEQEQLEDGDPSLQGFLENIALATDADNENEDSNKVALMTVHLAKGLEFPVVFVAGLEENLFPSQMNLNTRQELEEERRLFYVALTRAEQQAFLTYSVSRARWGKIIDAEPSRFLEEIDDKFLDWVNPAPISTFNNSGLDESIFGGQPISHFERKRPKDFQKKKLNLSSKKDLKPLEKAKIQQGVSAHQELKVGQKVIHDRFGRGEVKALSGEPSNEKATILFETSGEKNLLLKFAKLRILN, encoded by the coding sequence ATGGCAAATTATCTAGACGAGTTAAATGAAGTTCAGAAATTAGCGGTACAAGCCACCCAAGGCCCTGTGATGGTGATTGCTGGTGCGGGCTCTGGGAAAACACGTGTTTTGACTTACCGCATCGCACATCTTATAAATAACGGAGTTGATGCTTTTAATATCTTGGCTCTTACGTTTACCAATAAGGCCGCTCGCGAAATGAAAGAAAGAATTGCTAAAGTAGTAGGCGAGTCTGAAGCTAAAAGCATCTGGATGGGGACTTTTCACTCAGTTTTTGCTCGAATTTTGCGTGTCGAGGCGCCCCGCTTGGGCTACCCTTCTAATTTCACGATATATGATCAGCAGGATGCACTTTCGGTGATGCGAAAAGTGATTAAAGATTTACAACTGGACATCGATGTTTATAAACCTAAAACCTTGCTGCATCGCATTTCTCAGTTTAAAAATAATCTAATTACCGTTAGAGCTTATTACAACAATCCAGAGCTGATGGATGCTGATGCCGCTGCTCTGAAGCCCAAAACGGGAGAAGTTTACCAAGCTTATGTGGAACGTTGTTTCAAATCTGGTGCTATGGATTTTGATGACTTATTATTGCGTACCAATGAGATTTTGACTCGGTTTCCAGAGGTTTTGGCAAAATATCAAGAGCGTTTTAAATACATTCTTGTTGATGAGTATCAAGACACAAATCATTCACAGTATCTGATTGTGAAGGCTTTAGCTTCTCGCTATGAGAACATCTGTGTCGTAGGAGATGATGCGCAGAGTATTTATGCATTTCGTGGGGCAAATATTCGAAATATTTTAAACTTTAAAAAAGATTATAATGATGCACAATCTTTTGCGCTGGAACAAAACTACAGGTCTACACAAAATATCGTCAACGCTGCCAATAACATCATCAAAAATAACCGCGATCAGCTAGAAAAAAATGTGTGGACAGCCAATCAAGAGGGAAATAAAATTCCAGTTTATCGTGCATTGACTGATGCTGATGAGGCGAGGTACATCACTTCTAAAATTTTTGAACTGAAAATGAATGAAAATTTTCAAGAAGAAGATTTTGCTATTTTGTACCGAACCAATGCACAATCTCGAGCTCTAGAAGAAGCGCTGAGGAAAAAAAACATTCCGTACCGAATTTATGGTGGCATTTCATTCTTTCAGCGAAAAGAAATTAAAGATTTGGTTTCCTATTTGCGCTTATTGGTGAATAAAAAAGATGAAGAAGCGCTTTTGCGTATCATCAATTACCCTAAGCGTGGTATTGGAGACTCTACAATACAAAAATTGCTGGTGTATGCCGATGAGCATCACTTGAGTTTATTTGAAGTGATGGAAAATCTCAATCAGCATGGCCCATATTTAGGTGTTTCATCAGGAGTCATCAAAAAACTTCATGATTTTACTACCATGATTCAAAGTTTTGGTGTTTTATTGAAGAACAATAATATTTATGATCTAGGTTTGCAGATAGCCAAACAAAGTGGTTTGCTCAATACGCTGAGAGAAGACGAAACGCCTGAAGGAATCACCCGAATGGAGAACTTGCAGGAGTTGCTCAACAGTATGCAAGGCTATGCAGAAGAGCAAGAACAGCTAGAAGACGGCGACCCTAGTTTGCAAGGTTTCTTAGAAAATATTGCGCTAGCGACTGATGCTGATAACGAGAATGAAGACAGCAACAAAGTAGCTCTGATGACGGTGCATTTAGCTAAAGGCCTAGAGTTTCCTGTGGTTTTTGTAGCAGGTTTGGAGGAAAATCTTTTCCCTTCACAAATGAATCTCAATACACGCCAAGAGCTGGAAGAAGAGCGACGCCTGTTTTATGTTGCGCTTACCCGTGCTGAGCAGCAAGCTTTCTTGACTTATTCGGTTTCTAGAGCTCGCTGGGGGAAAATCATTGATGCCGAACCTAGCCGATTTCTAGAGGAAATCGATGATAAATTCCTTGATTGGGTCAATCCTGCACCCATTTCTACTTTTAATAATAGTGGTTTAGACGAATCTATTTTTGGAGGTCAACCGATTTCTCATTTTGAACGAAAAAGACCAAAAGATTTTCAGAAAAAGAAACTCAATCTTTCCTCAAAAAAAGATTTAAAGCCTTTAGAAAAAGCCAAAATTCAGCAAGGGGTTTCTGCTCACCAAGAGTTAAAAGTCGGGCAAAAAGTGATTCACGACCGATTTGGCCGTGGTGAAGTTAAAGCACTTAGCGGTGAGCCTAGTAATGAAAAGGCTACCATTTTATTTGAAACGAGTGGTGAAAAAAATCTTTTGCTGAAATTCGCAAAACTTCGAATTTTAAATTAA
- a CDS encoding ABC transporter permease, protein MILKGNSLLKKAIVKLSKDYLAMVSLFIVFSAGFISFFAYGLAVDKTKDAALQNLVLKYKPIAYETQILKLPLQNYSEQKGFAPFFFGKEIDFEEIAVEEVQLKNDSLYYKPYIGEELEAEVKKIPISVFTEKGIEKENILKNFLSLKKFFLGTDSFGRDFYSRLIIGTRISFFVGFVAVAISVTIGVIVGALGGYYRGRIDAIVMWVINVVWSIPTLLLVMAITLAIGKGYWQIFLAVGLTMWVEVARVVRGQFLSYREKEFVEAARALGYSDLRIIFKEILPNVVAPVIVISAANFAAAILVESGLSFLGIGAQPPTPSWGNIIKEHYSHIILDQQHLAILPGLCILVLVLAFNIFGNKLRDALDNKNI, encoded by the coding sequence ATGATATTAAAGGGAAATTCTCTTTTAAAAAAAGCCATCGTTAAATTATCAAAAGATTATTTAGCGATGGTTTCTTTGTTCATCGTTTTTTCTGCTGGTTTTATCAGTTTTTTTGCTTACGGTTTAGCGGTAGATAAAACCAAAGACGCCGCATTACAAAATTTGGTCTTAAAGTACAAGCCAATAGCTTATGAAACACAAATACTGAAGCTTCCGCTACAAAACTACTCTGAGCAGAAAGGATTTGCACCCTTTTTTTTTGGTAAAGAAATTGATTTTGAAGAGATTGCCGTAGAAGAAGTTCAACTCAAAAATGATAGTCTATACTACAAACCCTACATCGGAGAAGAATTAGAAGCAGAAGTCAAAAAAATTCCAATATCAGTTTTTACAGAAAAGGGAATAGAAAAGGAGAATATTCTTAAAAATTTTCTAAGCCTTAAAAAATTTTTTTTAGGAACCGACAGCTTTGGTCGTGATTTTTACTCTCGGTTAATCATAGGAACACGCATTTCTTTTTTTGTAGGATTTGTAGCCGTAGCGATTTCAGTTACTATTGGAGTTATTGTAGGAGCTCTTGGCGGCTACTACCGAGGTAGAATTGATGCTATTGTGATGTGGGTAATCAATGTTGTGTGGTCGATTCCCACACTACTTCTAGTGATGGCAATTACACTGGCTATCGGGAAAGGCTATTGGCAAATTTTTCTTGCGGTGGGCTTAACAATGTGGGTTGAAGTCGCTAGAGTTGTGAGGGGGCAATTTCTAAGTTATCGAGAAAAAGAATTTGTAGAGGCAGCAAGGGCGCTAGGTTATTCTGATTTAAGAATCATTTTCAAAGAAATCTTACCCAATGTAGTAGCGCCAGTGATTGTAATTTCAGCAGCAAATTTTGCTGCAGCAATATTGGTAGAGAGTGGCCTGAGTTTTTTAGGGATAGGAGCGCAGCCGCCCACGCCTAGCTGGGGAAACATTATCAAAGAGCATTACTCTCACATTATTCTAGACCAGCAACACCTAGCTATTTTACCTGGGTTGTGTATTTTAGTGCTAGTTTTAGCGTTTAATATCTTCGGGAATAAATTGAGAGACGCATTGGATAATAAAAATATTTAA
- a CDS encoding carboxy terminal-processing peptidase, with the protein MYYLRKTYVLLSFLFMSLLVFCYCTPFSFSNDDDEKAKEIIKNVRRSLGILHYSAPKIDDDFSAKVYKTYMQSLDPNKTFFKASDMKFFNQFEDKLDEAFEKEDITLYKATVDTLYKRWDELNALTKEILKSDLNFNENDSVILDFDEATYPATDQGWAKRWEKRLKVSVLQEIILLQESAKDSALWARRDSVGFGEDEFDPRNKSLAALETEAKKQVEEMTSEMFRRNMVKNKFDYFSFFMNAFTTTFDPHTNFFSPKQNEDFELMMSGQLEGIGATLTDEKGYPTIRSLVVGGPAWKQGELEVEDKITKVIELNKEPVNVVGMALEDAIRHIRGKKGTKVTLVVKKKDGSFKNITIERDVVELEETFAKSSILQTKEGRQYGIINLPSFYLNFDGKGHDASDDVKRQIEALKESNVEGIIFDLRGNGGGDLEETVEIVGHFIPSGPVVQAVRSDGDKKVFADKDKSISWSGPLVVLVNELSASASEIMAAALQDYGRAIIIGSPQTYGKGTVQIMRPLNWFSGGSEDLGRLKFTYQKFYRINGGSTQLRGVSSDIVIPDRYKYIDITESSNESALPWDQISAQTFTPWKEKQKLKKLISNYRVDKITDKNFKSLDEYARWMKQISDDHMIYLNINKFKADYEQREKMGKKFDTLSKYKNGFNFKPVNYEIPLIEKDTVLAERRKKWQEAMGKDIYLQEAVRVLKDWNK; encoded by the coding sequence ATGTATTACTTGAGAAAAACTTACGTTCTTCTTTCTTTCCTCTTTATGTCACTACTGGTGTTCTGTTATTGCACACCATTTTCCTTTTCTAATGATGATGATGAAAAGGCGAAAGAAATCATCAAAAACGTGAGAAGAAGTTTGGGAATATTACATTACTCTGCCCCTAAAATTGATGATGATTTTTCGGCGAAGGTTTATAAAACATACATGCAGAGTCTAGACCCGAATAAAACTTTTTTTAAGGCTTCTGATATGAAGTTTTTTAATCAGTTTGAAGATAAATTGGATGAGGCTTTTGAAAAAGAAGACATCACGCTATATAAAGCAACGGTAGATACCCTCTACAAGAGATGGGATGAGCTAAATGCACTGACTAAAGAAATTTTAAAATCAGATTTAAACTTCAACGAAAATGATTCTGTAATTTTAGATTTTGATGAAGCTACTTACCCCGCAACAGACCAAGGCTGGGCAAAAAGATGGGAAAAACGATTGAAAGTAAGTGTGTTGCAAGAAATTATTTTGCTACAAGAGTCAGCGAAAGACTCAGCGCTTTGGGCGAGAAGGGATAGTGTAGGTTTCGGTGAAGATGAGTTTGATCCCAGAAATAAGTCTTTGGCTGCACTAGAAACCGAAGCTAAAAAGCAGGTCGAGGAAATGACATCAGAGATGTTTCGCCGAAATATGGTGAAAAATAAATTTGATTATTTCTCTTTCTTCATGAATGCCTTTACAACCACATTTGACCCCCATACGAACTTTTTCTCACCAAAGCAGAATGAAGATTTTGAGTTGATGATGAGCGGGCAACTGGAAGGAATTGGCGCAACATTGACGGATGAAAAAGGCTATCCTACTATTCGAAGTTTAGTCGTAGGAGGACCAGCATGGAAACAGGGAGAACTAGAAGTAGAAGATAAGATTACAAAAGTAATAGAACTGAACAAAGAGCCTGTGAATGTTGTGGGTATGGCGCTAGAAGATGCAATCCGCCACATTAGAGGGAAAAAAGGAACAAAGGTTACTTTGGTCGTTAAGAAAAAAGATGGTTCCTTCAAAAACATTACGATAGAAAGAGATGTTGTAGAACTAGAAGAAACCTTTGCAAAAAGTAGTATTTTACAAACAAAGGAGGGGCGTCAGTACGGCATTATCAATCTACCTTCTTTTTACTTGAATTTTGATGGAAAAGGACACGACGCTTCTGATGATGTAAAACGTCAGATTGAAGCTCTGAAAGAAAGTAACGTAGAAGGAATTATTTTTGACCTGCGTGGTAATGGAGGAGGAGATTTGGAAGAGACTGTAGAAATCGTAGGTCACTTCATACCAAGTGGTCCTGTGGTGCAAGCTGTGAGAAGCGATGGCGATAAAAAAGTTTTTGCAGATAAAGATAAAAGCATTAGCTGGTCTGGTCCGTTGGTAGTTTTGGTCAATGAGTTATCCGCTTCAGCTTCAGAGATTATGGCAGCTGCACTGCAAGATTACGGTCGAGCCATCATTATAGGAAGCCCGCAAACTTATGGCAAAGGAACGGTACAAATCATGAGACCACTAAATTGGTTTAGTGGAGGCAGTGAAGACTTGGGCAGATTAAAGTTTACTTATCAAAAATTTTACCGTATCAACGGAGGCTCCACACAGCTGAGAGGAGTGTCTTCTGATATTGTAATCCCAGATAGATATAAATACATAGACATTACAGAATCTAGTAACGAAAGCGCTTTGCCATGGGATCAAATATCGGCACAGACCTTCACCCCGTGGAAAGAGAAGCAAAAGCTGAAAAAGCTAATCTCAAATTATAGAGTTGATAAAATAACAGATAAAAATTTCAAATCTTTGGATGAATATGCTCGTTGGATGAAGCAAATCAGTGATGACCATATGATTTATTTAAATATCAATAAATTTAAGGCAGATTATGAGCAACGAGAAAAAATGGGAAAAAAATTTGATACCTTATCAAAGTATAAAAATGGATTTAACTTCAAACCAGTAAATTATGAAATCCCTTTAATCGAGAAAGATACCGTCTTGGCAGAACGAAGAAAAAAATGGCAAGAAGCAATGGGCAAAGATATTTATTTACAAGAAGCAGTCAGAGTTTTGAAAGACTGGAATAAATGA
- the surE gene encoding 5'/3'-nucleotidase SurE: MEKPLILVTNDDGITAPGIRKLISIAKKIGEVYVVAPDSPQSAMGHAITINSTLHIEEMKLKGGAEFEWSCSGTPVDCVKIACDKILPRHPDLCISGINHGSNSSINVIYSGTMSAAVEAAIEGIPSIGFSLCDLSYHADFDAAEDFIEKIILQALKNKIQKSWVLNVNIPKLKKSKIKGIKVCRQAHAKWDEEFEVRKDPRGRDYYWLTGKFVNLDQGDDTDEWALENGYISVVPVQFDLTNHQAIGELNQWGF, from the coding sequence ATGGAAAAACCACTAATTTTAGTTACCAACGACGACGGAATTACTGCCCCAGGAATACGAAAACTCATCAGTATTGCTAAAAAAATTGGTGAAGTCTATGTCGTGGCTCCTGATAGCCCACAAAGTGCTATGGGACATGCCATTACCATTAATTCCACACTACACATTGAAGAAATGAAATTGAAGGGCGGTGCCGAGTTTGAATGGTCTTGCTCTGGCACTCCTGTTGACTGCGTGAAAATTGCTTGTGACAAAATTTTACCCCGCCACCCAGATTTATGTATTTCTGGGATTAACCACGGCTCTAATTCCTCTATCAATGTAATTTATTCTGGTACGATGTCTGCTGCAGTAGAAGCTGCGATAGAAGGCATCCCAAGCATTGGTTTCTCCCTCTGTGACTTGAGCTATCACGCTGATTTTGATGCAGCTGAGGATTTTATAGAAAAAATAATTTTGCAAGCCTTAAAAAATAAAATACAAAAAAGTTGGGTACTAAACGTAAACATCCCAAAACTTAAAAAATCTAAGATCAAAGGCATTAAAGTTTGCCGACAAGCACACGCCAAATGGGATGAGGAATTTGAAGTACGAAAAGACCCCCGCGGAAGAGATTACTATTGGCTGACTGGCAAATTTGTGAACCTAGACCAAGGCGACGACACCGATGAATGGGCGCTAGAAAATGGTTATATTTCTGTGGTTCCTGTGCAATTTGACTTGACCAATCATCAAGCTATTGGCGAATTAAATCAGTGGGGTTTTTAA
- a CDS encoding NUDIX hydrolase, whose amino-acid sequence MNSLFKHCPQCGSTQHSFVNNHKFTCHECKFEYYHNMAAAVMCVIKKEDKYLFTIRNNEPAKGMLDMPGGFVDPGESAKEAAIRELKEELGLDLEASDLEMLDTFPNKYEFKGIHYQTLDVIFRVILNNNVELIIQDEEISDLLWLAAEEVEEEKMGFESSKNVVRKYVK is encoded by the coding sequence ATGAATTCACTTTTTAAACATTGTCCGCAGTGCGGCTCAACACAACATTCTTTCGTCAATAATCACAAATTTACTTGCCATGAATGCAAATTCGAATATTACCATAACATGGCAGCAGCTGTGATGTGCGTTATTAAAAAAGAAGATAAATATTTATTCACTATAAGAAACAACGAGCCAGCGAAGGGAATGCTGGATATGCCTGGCGGATTTGTAGACCCAGGAGAGTCGGCAAAAGAGGCTGCGATTCGAGAATTGAAAGAAGAGTTGGGCTTAGATTTAGAGGCTTCAGATTTAGAAATGCTGGATACGTTTCCCAATAAATATGAGTTCAAAGGAATTCATTATCAAACACTTGATGTTATTTTTAGAGTCATTTTGAATAATAATGTGGAATTAATCATTCAAGATGAAGAAATCAGCGATTTACTTTGGCTGGCAGCTGAGGAGGTGGAGGAAGAAAAAATGGGCTTTGAATCTTCTAAAAACGTGGTTAGAAAATATGTTAAATAA
- a CDS encoding serine hydrolase domain-containing protein encodes MRIFFFLFLSLLWGCAGSSPDESPAGNAEQKRILAYPTFTEQPKLGNLKNTQPKDSIERTLEAFYQQLWLKNGVSGGLLVAKNGAIIFEKYLGYENFLSLKKMKENSPLHLASISKVLTSLAILKLAEHQLLRLDEPVMEVLPDFIDKNITIRNLLSHRSGLQNYAYFQPDEKFWREGEMKSNQDILDYINHGLDERTASANKKFNYCNTNYAILALIIEKVTGASYAEAMQNILFKPLKMEDTFVFQIQDSAKVSQSYGSGGKRWEWTDLDQIYGDKNIYSTPRDLLRLDKAMYQSDFLSPTLFAEMKKGYSYENPGIKNYGLGMRLMEWEDGETLYYHNGWWHGNYTVYVRDEKNKTTLIALGNKQIRSVYDVFSLAGYFGNYPVGFERLKLNL; translated from the coding sequence ATGCGCATTTTCTTTTTTCTTTTTCTAAGCTTGCTTTGGGGATGTGCAGGGAGTTCTCCCGATGAATCCCCTGCAGGAAATGCTGAGCAAAAACGCATTTTGGCCTATCCGACATTTACAGAACAGCCGAAACTGGGGAATTTAAAAAATACTCAACCCAAAGATTCGATTGAGAGAACCTTGGAGGCTTTTTATCAGCAACTTTGGCTTAAAAACGGAGTGAGTGGCGGCCTGCTTGTTGCTAAAAATGGAGCTATTATTTTTGAAAAATACTTAGGCTATGAAAATTTTTTAAGCCTTAAAAAAATGAAAGAAAATTCTCCGTTACATTTAGCTTCCATTTCTAAAGTTTTGACATCTTTGGCTATTTTGAAATTAGCAGAGCATCAACTTCTGAGGTTGGATGAGCCAGTGATGGAGGTTTTGCCTGATTTTATTGATAAAAACATCACCATCAGGAACTTGCTTTCGCATCGGAGCGGTTTACAGAATTACGCTTACTTTCAGCCTGATGAAAAGTTTTGGAGAGAAGGAGAGATGAAATCCAACCAAGATATTTTAGATTACATCAATCACGGGCTAGATGAAAGAACGGCTTCAGCCAATAAAAAATTCAATTATTGCAATACCAATTATGCGATTTTGGCACTCATTATAGAGAAAGTAACAGGAGCGTCTTATGCCGAAGCGATGCAAAATATTTTATTTAAGCCTTTAAAAATGGAAGATACCTTTGTGTTTCAGATTCAGGATTCGGCAAAAGTGAGCCAGTCTTACGGTTCGGGGGGGAAGCGCTGGGAATGGACTGATTTAGATCAAATTTATGGAGATAAAAATATCTATTCCACACCACGAGATTTGCTTCGGCTAGATAAGGCAATGTATCAGAGCGATTTTCTTTCTCCAACACTTTTTGCTGAGATGAAAAAAGGCTATAGCTACGAGAACCCAGGGATTAAAAACTACGGCCTGGGCATGCGCCTGATGGAATGGGAAGATGGGGAAACATTGTATTACCACAACGGCTGGTGGCATGGCAATTACACGGTGTATGTGAGAGATGAAAAAAATAAAACAACGCTCATCGCTTTGGGGAATAAACAAATACGCTCGGTTTATGATGTTTTCTCGTTAGCTGGTTATTTTGGTAATTACCCTGTTGGCTTTGAAAGGTTAAAATTAAATCTATGA
- the pheS gene encoding phenylalanine--tRNA ligase subunit alpha, which yields MIEKIQKLLEEVARFNQQEEKQIEEFRLKFLSKKGILNDLFADFKNVPSEEKKDVGQALNQLKQAAAEKIEALKNQSKENEVQRNVQDYTKPGLPSPVGARHPINIVKNRIIEIFKRIGFSLSDGPEIEDDWHNFTALNLPDYHPARDMQDTFFVQQNPDVLLRTHTSSVQIRYMENHQPPFRILSPGRVYRNEAISARSHCMFHQIEGLYIDKEVSFADLKQTLQYFTTELFGKSKIRLRPSYFPFTEPSAEVDVYWGLNSETDYRMTKGTGWLEIMGCGMVDPNVLKNVSINPEEYSGFAFGMGIERIALLLYQIDDIRLYFENDLRFLQQFQSER from the coding sequence ATGATAGAAAAAATCCAAAAACTTCTAGAAGAAGTAGCACGTTTTAATCAGCAAGAAGAGAAACAGATTGAAGAATTTCGATTAAAATTCTTGTCTAAAAAAGGAATTTTGAATGATTTATTTGCTGATTTTAAAAATGTACCTAGCGAAGAAAAAAAGGACGTCGGGCAAGCGCTTAATCAGCTGAAACAAGCTGCTGCAGAAAAAATTGAAGCTTTAAAAAATCAAAGCAAAGAAAATGAAGTGCAACGGAATGTGCAAGATTATACCAAACCTGGCTTGCCAAGCCCAGTAGGTGCTCGCCACCCGATAAATATTGTGAAAAACAGAATCATAGAAATTTTCAAGAGAATAGGTTTTAGCCTATCAGATGGGCCCGAAATTGAAGACGATTGGCATAACTTCACAGCACTAAATTTGCCAGATTACCACCCAGCGAGAGACATGCAAGATACATTCTTTGTTCAGCAAAATCCAGATGTTTTGTTGCGTACCCATACATCTTCGGTACAAATTCGCTATATGGAAAATCATCAGCCGCCGTTCAGGATTCTCTCCCCTGGGAGGGTTTACCGTAACGAAGCAATTTCTGCGCGCTCGCATTGCATGTTTCACCAGATAGAAGGTTTATACATCGATAAAGAAGTTTCTTTTGCTGATTTGAAGCAAACTTTACAGTATTTTACCACTGAACTTTTTGGTAAATCCAAAATTCGACTTCGCCCGTCTTACTTCCCATTCACTGAGCCAAGTGCAGAAGTAGATGTATATTGGGGTTTGAACTCTGAGACAGACTATAGAATGACCAAAGGCACAGGCTGGCTAGAAATCATGGGCTGTGGTATGGTAGACCCTAATGTGTTGAAAAACGTCAGTATAAACCCAGAAGAATATAGCGGATTTGCTTTTGGGATGGGGATAGAAAGAATTGCTCTTTTGCTTTATCAAATTGATGATATTAGACTTTATTTTGAAAATGATTTACGTTTTCTCCAGCAGTTCCAAAGTGAAAGATAA
- a CDS encoding YceI family protein: MKKLILSIAVVSSISFISCEKKEAVAVQDAQETAVATEGAAAYTVDNTVSTVTWRGYKIYEGETEEQGHYGTMPVKSGEIHTENGQITAGDFIIDPTMLVSHDLEGEPEDKAKLEGHLKSEDFLDVEKYPEATFNITNVAAIEGPFNTEISGNFKLREVEKNITFKANVKEDADKVTLDSEEFTINRQDFGITFKGGKGSVIKDNVTIKVNVVANK; the protein is encoded by the coding sequence ATGAAAAAATTAATACTAAGCATTGCTGTCGTTTCCTCTATATCATTTATCTCTTGTGAGAAGAAAGAAGCCGTAGCCGTACAAGATGCACAAGAAACAGCTGTGGCTACAGAAGGGGCAGCGGCTTACACTGTTGATAACACGGTTTCCACCGTTACTTGGAGAGGGTACAAAATTTACGAAGGCGAAACCGAAGAACAAGGTCATTATGGTACGATGCCAGTGAAAAGTGGTGAAATTCATACAGAAAACGGACAAATCACAGCAGGTGATTTCATTATTGACCCAACTATGCTTGTGAGCCATGATTTAGAAGGAGAACCTGAAGATAAGGCGAAGCTAGAAGGGCACTTGAAGTCAGAAGACTTCTTGGATGTAGAAAAATACCCAGAAGCAACTTTCAATATCACAAATGTAGCAGCTATTGAAGGTCCGTTCAATACAGAAATCAGTGGGAACTTCAAATTAAGAGAGGTTGAAAAAAACATCACCTTCAAAGCAAATGTAAAAGAAGATGCTGATAAAGTTACTCTAGACTCAGAAGAATTTACTATCAATCGCCAAGATTTTGGGATTACATTCAAAGGAGGTAAAGGTTCTGTAATCAAAGATAACGTAACAATAAAAGTAAACGTTGTAGCAAATAAATAA